A single genomic interval of Stieleria maiorica harbors:
- a CDS encoding family 16 glycoside hydrolase, which produces MIRLTRCYFSALLLSPLLALLTSSVALAENDNPVGDAVAGDGIDFSSADFWETIDGKPVGESWEFSDGEVRLVNPRGGNGSLISRPLPPNFELSWEWNIQEKTNTGLKYRVRKFGKALFSNSFLGIEYQIIDDAPTKLDKGSTASIYDLVAPAGEKTLHPIGQWNQARVVARGNRLEHYLNGHLVASATTTGPSWDKTIALSKFYGAKDFGSPKAGDRIMLTDHGGKASYRKFQFAALEVDAADIEPPAASGPFLGNAMRNSWADQDSIVIWTRTTARPDFVADGLEFVSISTKAASKLSKETDPEKLLGAQLPEDVTLSQMLGACPGAPGRVRLMYFPGKQRYATKTTDWITTGPDSDFTAQWKLEELKPDTQYAAIIEAQSLDRDETTAVVRGAFRTAPKVNAKKDVKFCITTCHDFIRRDDGMKGHKIYPVMTEMQPDFIVHAGDIEYYDKPDPWAMTIELMRFKWGRIFALPSNRDFYSRTTSYFLKDDHDTLKNDCWAGQSYGSVSFEQGVRLFNEEQFPSLKPRYTNVRWGRDLEVWFLEGRDYRSPNSMPDGPEKTILGEEQKAWLFKTLEESTAKFKVICSPTPVVGPDRANKKDNHANEIFAHEGDQIRAKLATIDNVIVLCGDRHWQYASFDSDADLWEFGCGPGSEKHQLGWKPGDERPQHRFLRVAGGFLSGELNYTGEEKQPRLTLRHHKVDGETVSEFHFPIEGDGGEWHGDKPIR; this is translated from the coding sequence ATGATTCGATTGACTCGATGCTACTTCTCGGCGTTGTTGCTCTCACCGCTTCTTGCATTGCTGACCAGTTCCGTCGCCCTCGCGGAAAACGACAACCCGGTTGGCGATGCGGTTGCCGGCGACGGCATTGATTTTTCCAGTGCCGATTTCTGGGAGACGATCGACGGAAAACCGGTCGGCGAAAGTTGGGAGTTTTCCGACGGAGAGGTCCGACTGGTCAACCCACGGGGCGGCAATGGCAGTCTGATCAGCCGGCCGCTTCCGCCAAACTTTGAACTGTCATGGGAATGGAATATTCAAGAGAAAACGAACACGGGATTGAAGTACCGCGTTCGCAAGTTCGGAAAAGCGTTGTTCAGCAACAGCTTCTTGGGAATCGAGTACCAGATCATCGACGACGCTCCGACCAAGCTGGACAAAGGCAGCACGGCGTCGATCTATGATTTGGTCGCACCAGCGGGTGAAAAAACGCTGCATCCGATCGGCCAGTGGAATCAGGCGCGCGTGGTCGCCAGGGGGAACCGATTGGAGCATTACCTGAACGGCCACCTGGTTGCCTCGGCCACGACGACCGGCCCCAGCTGGGACAAGACGATCGCGCTGAGCAAATTCTATGGTGCGAAGGACTTCGGCAGCCCCAAGGCCGGTGACCGCATCATGCTGACCGATCACGGCGGCAAAGCGTCGTACCGCAAGTTTCAGTTTGCCGCCCTGGAGGTCGATGCGGCTGACATCGAACCGCCGGCCGCATCGGGCCCGTTCCTCGGCAACGCGATGCGGAACAGTTGGGCGGACCAGGATTCCATCGTGATCTGGACCCGCACGACCGCGCGCCCCGATTTCGTCGCCGATGGCTTGGAGTTCGTTTCGATTTCGACCAAAGCGGCGTCCAAACTGTCCAAAGAAACCGATCCCGAAAAGCTGCTCGGTGCACAACTTCCCGAAGACGTAACGTTGTCGCAAATGTTGGGAGCGTGTCCCGGAGCGCCAGGTCGCGTTCGGCTGATGTACTTTCCCGGCAAACAACGCTATGCCACCAAGACCACCGATTGGATCACGACGGGACCGGACAGTGATTTCACGGCCCAGTGGAAACTCGAGGAACTAAAACCGGACACCCAATACGCCGCCATCATCGAAGCCCAATCACTCGACCGCGACGAAACCACAGCGGTCGTCCGCGGTGCGTTTCGCACTGCACCCAAGGTCAATGCGAAAAAGGACGTCAAGTTTTGCATCACGACCTGCCATGACTTCATCCGCCGCGACGACGGCATGAAGGGGCACAAGATCTATCCGGTGATGACCGAGATGCAGCCGGATTTCATCGTCCACGCCGGCGACATCGAGTACTACGACAAACCCGACCCCTGGGCAATGACGATTGAATTGATGCGTTTCAAATGGGGCCGGATCTTTGCCCTGCCCAGCAATCGTGACTTTTACAGCCGGACCACCAGCTACTTTTTAAAGGACGACCACGACACGTTGAAGAATGACTGCTGGGCGGGCCAAAGCTACGGCTCGGTCAGTTTCGAACAGGGCGTCCGGCTGTTCAACGAGGAACAATTCCCGTCGCTGAAGCCACGTTACACCAACGTCCGCTGGGGCCGCGATCTGGAGGTCTGGTTCCTGGAGGGACGTGACTACCGCAGCCCCAATTCGATGCCCGATGGACCGGAGAAAACAATCTTGGGGGAAGAGCAGAAAGCCTGGTTGTTCAAGACCCTGGAGGAATCGACGGCGAAATTCAAAGTGATCTGCAGCCCGACGCCGGTCGTCGGCCCCGACCGCGCGAACAAGAAAGACAATCACGCCAACGAGATTTTTGCGCACGAAGGCGACCAGATCCGGGCCAAGCTGGCGACGATCGACAACGTGATCGTGTTGTGCGGCGACCGTCATTGGCAATACGCGTCCTTTGATTCCGACGCCGATCTCTGGGAGTTCGGCTGTGGCCCGGGAAGCGAGAAACATCAATTGGGCTGGAAACCGGGCGACGAGCGTCCACAGCACCGATTCCTACGCGTCGCCGGCGGATTCCTGTCCGGCGAATTGAACTACACCGGCGAGGAAAAACAACCGCGATTGACCCTCCGCCACCACAAGGTCGACGGAGAAACCGTCAGCGAGTTCCACTTCCCGATCGAAGGGGACGGGGGTGAATGGCACGGGGATAAGCCGATACGCTGA
- a CDS encoding transglutaminase-like domain-containing protein, with product MRTDESILRRQWMKKSLVLSAAAIGSVELAAMPRANAQSLVYEDQPITHWRIGLVLTTPVTCTNVLATFPIPTDWPEQTVTVRKQNITPHVSRWEIRELGGGTKQVVLQMPRVTAGSTAEFTIEVDIQRSRILPPDDTSTLVIPKRLSRDLRLYAGNSPFIDASHRSIREAAQEVEQMDADSDWHRVELAYDYVRDKVQYVEGDLKNASVALKEGKGDCEEMTSLFVAICRNLKIPARVVWIPDHCYPEFYLEDADGNGHWYPCQAAGTRQFGRMDETRPVLQKGDRFKVPEKKTPVRYVSEFFRCDRKGSGTPNPTFIRERLDA from the coding sequence ATGCGAACTGACGAATCGATTCTGCGACGACAATGGATGAAGAAGTCGTTGGTCTTGAGCGCCGCCGCGATCGGCTCGGTCGAGCTTGCCGCAATGCCGCGGGCGAACGCTCAATCACTCGTCTACGAAGACCAGCCGATCACGCACTGGCGGATCGGACTGGTGCTGACCACACCGGTGACCTGCACGAACGTGTTGGCGACGTTTCCGATCCCCACCGATTGGCCCGAACAGACCGTCACGGTGCGAAAACAGAACATCACTCCCCATGTTTCGCGTTGGGAGATCCGTGAGCTCGGCGGTGGGACCAAACAAGTGGTCCTGCAGATGCCCCGGGTCACCGCCGGATCGACGGCCGAGTTCACGATCGAAGTCGATATCCAGCGGTCGCGGATTCTGCCCCCGGACGATACCTCGACCCTGGTGATCCCCAAACGACTGTCGCGGGACCTGAGGCTCTACGCCGGAAACAGTCCCTTCATCGACGCTTCGCACCGATCCATCCGCGAAGCCGCCCAAGAAGTCGAGCAGATGGATGCCGACAGCGATTGGCACCGTGTCGAACTCGCCTATGACTACGTCCGCGACAAAGTGCAGTATGTCGAAGGCGACTTGAAAAACGCCTCGGTCGCCTTGAAAGAGGGCAAGGGCGACTGCGAGGAAATGACCAGTTTGTTCGTGGCGATCTGTCGCAACCTAAAAATTCCCGCGCGGGTCGTCTGGATCCCCGATCACTGCTACCCCGAGTTCTATCTGGAGGACGCCGACGGCAACGGGCACTGGTATCCCTGTCAGGCCGCCGGAACCCGCCAGTTCGGACGCATGGACGAAACACGCCCCGTGTTGCAAAAAGGCGACCGCTTCAAGGTCCCGGAGAAGAAGACACCGGTTCGTTACGTCTCGGAGTTCTTTCGCTGTGATCGCAAAGGCAGCGGTACCCCCAACCCGACCTTCATCCGCGAACGCCTGGACGCCTGA
- a CDS encoding sulfatase-like hydrolase/transferase — MTRPLAVCFSLLCLSTLASAAPPRPNILWLSCEDISPHLGCYGDEHAITPNLDQLADEGVRYSHAFTTAGVCAPCRSGIITGMYQTTLGTHHMRCTATLPDGIHPFPKFLRDAGYFCTNNSKQDYQFKTPADTWDVSSGKAHWRDRGDDDTPFFAVFNFTGCHESGIARKSKYLDVTEVLTDDQRQDPAKLQLPPYYCDTTITREDWKRNYELITAMDHWAGGLIQQLKDDGLYENTIIMFWSDHGVGLPRAKRWLYESGTHIPLIVRIPAAYRVDDQGTPGTVCDDLVSSIDFGPTVLNLAGLDLPSYVQGQSFLGSDLPAPRQYVFGARDRMDERYDIIRMVRDKRFRYLRNFEPLKSYYQYINTCEKGATMRELRRLHDAGQLPPAAEYYFSPTKPVEELYDCEADPHEIHNLADDDAYADVLKRMRDAQTRWIADTGDLGLIPEAILAERAESLGSEYAVLRQVDADRYNKRLGEIAVAASSGPSALKTLVDAAEDGDSAIRYWAATGIGNLGTVAKQAAFESMTQLLADDSSAVRTAAARALCRMELPEAALPVLIHEMTTGAQWERLQAAIVLDEIDEQALPVIDQMRQGLQYQKGFNSDGKYRVRVTNRALNELEGTNNVVD; from the coding sequence ATGACTCGCCCCCTCGCCGTTTGCTTCTCCCTCCTTTGCCTTTCAACCCTGGCGTCCGCCGCGCCGCCCCGACCGAACATCCTTTGGCTGTCGTGTGAAGACATCAGCCCGCACCTCGGGTGCTATGGGGACGAGCATGCGATCACGCCTAACCTGGACCAACTCGCCGACGAAGGTGTCCGCTACAGCCATGCGTTCACAACCGCCGGAGTTTGTGCGCCGTGCCGCAGCGGGATCATCACAGGGATGTACCAGACGACACTCGGGACGCACCACATGCGTTGCACGGCCACGCTGCCCGATGGGATCCATCCGTTCCCAAAATTCCTGCGCGACGCCGGGTACTTCTGCACCAACAATTCCAAGCAGGACTACCAATTCAAAACGCCCGCCGACACATGGGATGTTTCATCCGGCAAGGCCCATTGGCGTGACCGCGGCGATGATGACACGCCCTTCTTCGCCGTGTTCAACTTCACCGGCTGCCATGAATCGGGCATCGCACGAAAAAGCAAGTATCTGGATGTGACCGAGGTGTTGACCGACGACCAACGTCAAGATCCCGCGAAATTGCAACTGCCGCCCTACTACTGCGACACAACGATCACGCGCGAGGATTGGAAACGCAACTACGAATTGATCACGGCCATGGACCATTGGGCCGGCGGGTTGATTCAGCAGCTCAAGGACGACGGCCTGTACGAAAACACGATCATCATGTTCTGGTCCGATCACGGCGTCGGATTACCACGAGCTAAACGCTGGCTGTACGAATCAGGCACACACATCCCGCTGATCGTTCGCATTCCAGCGGCGTATCGTGTCGACGACCAGGGAACTCCGGGGACCGTTTGCGACGACCTGGTCAGCTCGATCGATTTCGGACCAACCGTCTTGAATCTCGCCGGTCTCGACCTGCCCTCGTACGTTCAAGGACAATCGTTTCTGGGAAGCGATCTGCCGGCGCCCAGGCAATATGTGTTCGGCGCACGCGACCGCATGGACGAACGCTACGACATCATTCGAATGGTTCGCGACAAACGTTTCCGTTATCTCCGCAACTTTGAACCGCTGAAAAGCTATTACCAATACATCAACACCTGCGAAAAAGGCGCCACGATGCGCGAGCTGAGACGGTTACATGACGCGGGTCAATTGCCGCCGGCGGCCGAATACTATTTCTCGCCCACCAAACCGGTCGAAGAGCTCTACGATTGCGAAGCCGATCCGCACGAAATCCACAACTTGGCCGACGACGATGCCTACGCGGATGTGTTGAAACGGATGCGTGATGCACAAACCCGGTGGATCGCCGACACGGGGGACCTGGGATTGATCCCCGAAGCGATCCTTGCCGAGCGAGCCGAATCGTTGGGAAGCGAATACGCAGTCCTGCGACAGGTCGATGCGGATCGATACAACAAACGGCTTGGTGAGATCGCGGTCGCCGCTTCAAGCGGTCCGTCGGCCTTGAAAACGCTGGTCGATGCCGCCGAAGACGGCGACAGCGCCATCCGATATTGGGCGGCGACGGGGATCGGCAACCTGGGCACGGTCGCAAAACAAGCCGCCTTCGAATCGATGACGCAGTTGCTGGCCGATGATTCGTCGGCCGTCCGCACCGCGGCGGCCCGGGCGTTGTGCCGAATGGAATTGCCCGAGGCAGCGCTGCCGGTCTTGATCCACGAGATGACCACCGGTGCCCAGTGGGAACGGTTGCAGGCGGCCATCGTGCTCGATGAAATCGATGAACAGGCGCTGCCGGTGATCGACCAGATGCGGCAGGGATTGCAGTACCAAAAAGGCTTCAATTCCGACGGCAAGTACCGCGTCCGCGTGACCAACCGCGCCCTCAACGAACTTGAGGGAACGAATAACGTCGTGGATTGA
- a CDS encoding alpha/beta hydrolase fold domain-containing protein, which translates to MSHQSRVRFAPITLALITLALIPVPRLWAQDQDTESKMRRAGASVEVYKTTEDAEGQAVSLNLYVFRPHDHKPSDRRSAIVFFFGGGWKSGTPNQFTEHCKYLASRGMVAMTADYRVLERQGTKAVQCVADGKSAVRWIREQADRLGIDPNRVVAGGGSAGGHVAACTGVIEGLDESGENSSVSSRPAALALFNPAVVLAGIDDRPPLDPEKVAGLPERMGTDPKALSPIHHVGSETPPAIIFHGKADSTVPYWTVEAFCQAIEKAGGDCELVGFDGQGHGFFNYGRGDNSSYESTIRHLDRFLVSHGFLQPASSDDATSLSTIDLSDDTGRQVIVDREAGQYLGHPTTCLLEDGKTMLCVYPKGHGRGGIVYRRSDDGGRTWSDRLPTPDNWSTSREVPTLHRVIGPDGTKRIIMWSGLYPARLAVSENDGLDWSPLKPVGDWGGIVVMGFVEALRTGKGHYLAMFHDDGRFFTENGKRTGVFTLYQTRSTDGGLTWSTPESVYQSSDVHLCEPGCIRSPDGKRLAVLLRENARRKNSHIIFSDDEGKSWSAPQELPLALTGDRHTGKYTADGRLFISYRCQSPMQDRKHRPFEGDWVGWVGSWDDLVGGRDGQYFVRLGDNTKGADTAYPGVEVLPDDTIVTTTYGHWTKGEQPYILSVRLKLSELDAFAGSK; encoded by the coding sequence ATGTCCCACCAATCGCGTGTTCGATTCGCCCCGATCACACTAGCACTGATCACACTTGCACTAATTCCTGTCCCCCGCCTTTGGGCCCAGGATCAAGACACCGAATCCAAGATGCGCCGCGCCGGTGCTTCCGTCGAAGTCTACAAAACCACGGAGGATGCCGAGGGGCAAGCGGTTTCATTGAATCTGTACGTGTTCCGGCCACACGACCACAAGCCGAGCGATCGGCGTTCGGCCATCGTGTTTTTCTTCGGCGGCGGCTGGAAGAGCGGAACGCCGAACCAGTTCACTGAGCACTGCAAGTACCTGGCGTCGCGCGGCATGGTCGCGATGACGGCAGACTACCGCGTGTTGGAACGCCAAGGGACCAAGGCGGTCCAGTGTGTCGCCGACGGAAAATCGGCGGTCCGCTGGATCCGCGAGCAGGCGGATCGATTGGGCATCGACCCGAATCGGGTCGTCGCCGGCGGAGGCTCGGCGGGAGGCCACGTGGCGGCATGCACCGGCGTGATCGAGGGGCTTGATGAATCCGGCGAAAATAGCTCGGTCAGCAGTCGGCCCGCCGCGTTGGCGCTGTTCAATCCGGCCGTCGTGTTGGCCGGGATCGACGATCGGCCGCCGCTGGATCCGGAAAAAGTTGCCGGCCTTCCCGAACGGATGGGCACCGACCCCAAAGCTCTCTCGCCGATCCATCACGTCGGCTCGGAAACGCCGCCGGCGATCATCTTCCATGGCAAAGCCGACTCCACGGTCCCCTATTGGACGGTCGAAGCGTTCTGTCAGGCGATCGAAAAGGCCGGCGGTGATTGCGAACTGGTCGGATTCGATGGCCAAGGACACGGTTTTTTTAACTATGGTCGCGGTGATAATTCAAGCTACGAATCAACGATCCGCCACTTGGATCGGTTCCTCGTGTCACATGGGTTCTTGCAGCCCGCCTCATCCGACGACGCAACATCCCTTTCGACGATCGATTTGAGTGATGATACCGGCCGCCAAGTGATCGTTGATCGCGAAGCCGGACAATACCTCGGCCATCCGACGACGTGTTTGTTGGAAGACGGCAAGACGATGTTGTGCGTGTATCCGAAAGGGCATGGCCGCGGCGGCATCGTTTACAGACGCAGCGACGACGGCGGACGGACATGGAGCGATCGTTTGCCCACGCCCGACAATTGGTCGACGTCCAGGGAAGTGCCCACACTTCACCGCGTGATCGGTCCCGACGGCACCAAACGCATCATCATGTGGTCGGGGCTCTATCCGGCTCGCCTGGCGGTTTCGGAAAACGACGGTTTGGATTGGAGCCCGCTGAAGCCCGTCGGCGACTGGGGCGGGATTGTCGTGATGGGCTTCGTCGAAGCGTTGCGGACGGGAAAGGGGCACTACCTGGCGATGTTCCACGACGACGGGCGGTTCTTCACGGAGAATGGAAAACGAACCGGTGTTTTCACGCTGTATCAAACGCGCTCGACCGATGGCGGTTTGACTTGGTCCACCCCGGAATCGGTGTATCAGTCGAGCGACGTTCATCTGTGCGAACCCGGTTGCATCCGGTCGCCCGATGGGAAACGGCTGGCCGTGCTGCTGCGAGAAAACGCGCGGCGCAAGAATTCCCACATCATCTTTTCCGATGACGAAGGAAAATCGTGGTCGGCGCCGCAGGAATTGCCACTCGCGTTGACCGGCGATCGCCACACCGGAAAGTACACCGCGGACGGTCGATTGTTCATCAGCTATCGTTGCCAGTCACCCATGCAAGACCGAAAGCATCGCCCGTTCGAAGGCGATTGGGTCGGTTGGGTCGGCAGCTGGGACGATTTGGTGGGCGGGCGTGACGGCCAGTACTTCGTGCGGTTGGGCGACAACACGAAAGGCGCCGACACGGCGTATCCCGGCGTCGAAGTGTTGCCGGACGACACGATCGTCACAACCACCTACGGTCATTGGACCAAGGGCGAACAGCCCTACATCTTGAGCGTGCGTTTGAAGCTGAGTGAATTGGACGCGTTTGCTGGATCGAAGTAG